Proteins from a genomic interval of Diaminobutyricimonas aerilata:
- a CDS encoding isoprenyl transferase → MTDRAEVRVGRGLLYGLYQRRIRRSLAGAELPHHVAMIIDGNRRWARQRALETAAHGHRAGAAKMREFLGWCDEVRIQVVTLYLLSADNLSGRSEAELEQLFEIIGDLADEISRVEGWRVQHVGTAEGLPDSLVQRLAEAQKRTADHVGLHVNLAVGYGGRREIADAVRSIIQKHHRDGGTLEDLADLLTPQLIGDHLYTGGQPDPDLVIRTSGEQRLSDFMLWQSAHSEFYFVEALGPDLREVDFLRALRDFSRRHRRYGQ, encoded by the coding sequence GTGACGGACAGGGCGGAGGTGCGCGTGGGACGCGGCCTCCTGTACGGCCTCTACCAGAGACGCATCCGCCGGTCGCTCGCCGGGGCCGAGCTGCCTCATCATGTCGCGATGATCATCGACGGCAATCGGCGGTGGGCCCGTCAGCGGGCCCTCGAGACCGCGGCGCACGGACACCGCGCCGGCGCCGCGAAGATGCGCGAGTTCCTCGGCTGGTGCGACGAGGTGCGCATCCAGGTCGTCACGCTGTACCTGCTGTCGGCCGACAACCTCTCCGGACGCAGTGAGGCCGAGCTCGAGCAGCTGTTCGAGATCATCGGCGACCTCGCCGACGAGATCTCCCGCGTCGAGGGCTGGCGCGTGCAGCACGTCGGCACCGCCGAAGGGCTGCCCGACTCCCTCGTGCAGCGCCTCGCCGAGGCGCAGAAGCGCACGGCCGACCATGTCGGCCTGCACGTCAACCTCGCCGTCGGGTACGGCGGCCGCCGCGAGATCGCGGATGCGGTGCGCAGCATCATCCAGAAGCACCACCGCGACGGCGGCACGCTCGAGGATCTCGCCGACCTGCTGACCCCGCAGCTCATCGGCGACCACCTCTACACCGGCGGCCAACCCGACCCCGACCTCGTCATCCGCACCTCGGGGGAGCAGCGGCTGAGCGACTTCATGCTGTGGCAGAGCGCCCACAGCGAGTTCTACTTCGTCGAAGCACTCGGTCCGGACCTGCGCGAGGTGGATTTCCTGCGCGCACTCCGCGACTTCTCGCGACGACACCGCCGATACGGACAGTGA
- the ilvA gene encoding threonine ammonia-lyase — MWQRVSEQVLAGPSLAEIEAAREAVAQVAKVTPLESATFLGEIVGSAVYLKCENLQRTGSYKIRGAYNRLSRLTDAEKSRGVVAASAGNHAQGVAYAARELGIRATIFMPIGVALPKLQATKRYGAEVVLEGAIVDETLRAAARFAEETGAVLIPPFDHTDVVAGQGTLGLELLEQLPDVDTVIVPIGGGGLISGVASALKQRARIEGRDIRIVGVQAAGAAPYPVSLAEGRPVEIVITPTIADGIAVSRPGVLNFDIIRHAVDDVVTVSDDETAQAMLLLLERAKLVVEPAGAVGVAALLSGRITGELGTTAIILSGGNIDPLMLDRVISHGLATSERYLKLRIPLPDRPGQLAHTAQLVASANANVVEVLHTRHGTGLQISEVELELHIETRGPEHADEVIRTLRDAGYAPRVDF; from the coding sequence ATGTGGCAACGCGTGTCTGAACAAGTGCTGGCCGGGCCCTCCCTGGCCGAGATCGAGGCCGCCCGCGAGGCGGTCGCCCAGGTGGCGAAGGTGACGCCGCTCGAGAGCGCGACGTTCCTCGGCGAGATCGTCGGCTCCGCCGTGTACCTCAAGTGCGAGAACCTGCAGCGCACCGGCTCGTACAAGATCCGCGGCGCGTACAACCGGCTCTCCCGGTTGACGGATGCCGAGAAGTCGCGCGGGGTCGTGGCCGCCTCGGCCGGCAACCACGCCCAGGGTGTCGCCTACGCCGCGCGTGAGTTGGGCATCCGGGCCACCATCTTCATGCCGATCGGTGTCGCCCTGCCGAAGCTGCAGGCGACCAAGCGCTACGGCGCCGAGGTCGTGCTCGAGGGTGCCATCGTCGACGAGACGCTACGCGCCGCGGCGCGCTTCGCCGAGGAGACCGGTGCGGTGCTCATCCCGCCGTTCGACCACACGGATGTGGTCGCGGGTCAGGGCACGCTCGGCCTCGAGCTGCTCGAGCAGCTGCCCGACGTCGACACGGTCATCGTGCCGATCGGCGGCGGGGGACTGATCTCCGGGGTGGCGAGCGCCCTCAAGCAGCGGGCACGCATCGAGGGTCGCGACATCCGCATCGTCGGCGTGCAGGCGGCCGGCGCCGCCCCCTACCCGGTGTCGCTCGCCGAAGGCCGTCCCGTCGAGATCGTCATCACGCCGACGATCGCCGACGGCATCGCCGTGAGCCGGCCCGGCGTGCTCAACTTCGACATCATCCGGCACGCGGTCGACGACGTCGTGACCGTGAGCGACGACGAGACCGCGCAGGCCATGCTGCTGCTGCTCGAACGGGCGAAGCTCGTCGTGGAGCCCGCGGGCGCCGTGGGCGTCGCCGCACTGCTCTCGGGACGCATCACCGGCGAACTCGGCACGACCGCGATCATCCTCAGCGGCGGCAACATCGACCCGCTCATGCTCGACCGCGTGATCAGCCACGGCCTCGCCACCTCCGAGCGCTACCTCAAGCTGCGCATCCCGTTGCCGGATCGTCCGGGTCAGCTCGCGCACACCGCACAGCTCGTGGCGTCGGCGAACGCGAACGTCGTCGAGGTGCTGCACACCCGCCACGGCACCGGCCTGCAGATCAGCGAGGTCGAGCTCGAACTGCACATCGAGACGCGCGGTCCCGAGCACGCCGACGAGGTCATCCGCACTCTCCGCGACGCGGGGTACGCGCCGCGCGTCGACTTCTAG
- the trhA gene encoding PAQR family membrane homeostasis protein TrhA, giving the protein MTAPAQPERPAESTSVEQEPASDLPNLPLLEDEVDHAERKPTWRGWIHAGTFPLAIIAGIVLVSVADGATAKWSTLVFAVTSLLLFGISAVYHRFDWQPKTKRLLKRLDHSNIFLLIAGTYTPLAALALPFDQAVLLLSLVWGGALLGIGFRIFWIGAPRWLYVPLYLLLGWAAVMYMGDLFKADPVMMALVIAGGLMYTVGAIIYALKKPNPVPGVFGFHEIFHTLTVLAFLCHWTGILLVALDPPTF; this is encoded by the coding sequence ATGACCGCGCCCGCACAGCCCGAGCGGCCCGCCGAGTCCACCTCCGTGGAGCAGGAGCCGGCGTCGGATCTGCCCAACCTGCCGCTGCTCGAAGACGAGGTCGACCACGCGGAGCGCAAGCCCACCTGGCGCGGGTGGATCCACGCCGGCACGTTCCCGCTCGCGATCATCGCGGGCATCGTGCTGGTGAGCGTCGCGGACGGCGCGACCGCGAAGTGGAGCACACTCGTCTTCGCCGTGACATCGCTCCTGTTGTTCGGGATCTCGGCGGTGTACCACCGCTTCGACTGGCAGCCGAAGACGAAGCGGCTGCTCAAGCGCCTCGACCACAGCAACATCTTCCTGCTCATCGCGGGCACCTACACGCCGCTCGCCGCGCTGGCCCTGCCGTTCGATCAGGCGGTGCTGCTGCTCAGCCTGGTCTGGGGCGGTGCGCTGCTCGGCATCGGCTTCCGCATCTTCTGGATCGGGGCACCCCGCTGGCTGTACGTTCCGCTGTACCTGCTGCTCGGATGGGCGGCGGTCATGTACATGGGAGACCTGTTCAAGGCCGACCCGGTCATGATGGCGCTCGTCATCGCCGGCGGGCTCATGTACACGGTCGGGGCGATCATCTACGCCCTCAAGAAGCCCAACCCGGTGCCGGGAGTGTTCGGCTTCCACGAGATCTTCCACACCCTGACCGTGCTGGCGTTCCTGTGCCACTGGACGGGCATCCTGCTCGTCGCTCTCGACCCGCCGACCTTCTGA
- the greA gene encoding transcription elongation factor GreA, whose protein sequence is MSDTSTTWLTQKAYDRLSAELEQLSGPGRLEIAKRIEAAREEGDLKENGGYHAAKEEQGKIEARIRELTQLLRTATVGETSAPSGVVESGTVVTAKIQGDESTFLLGSREIAGDSDLDVYSEMSPLGAAILGLKAGDSTTYTAPNGREISVEIVSVDAFEG, encoded by the coding sequence ATGTCTGACACCTCGACCACCTGGTTGACCCAGAAGGCGTACGACCGCCTGAGCGCCGAACTCGAGCAGCTGAGCGGCCCGGGCCGACTCGAGATCGCGAAGCGGATCGAGGCGGCGCGCGAGGAAGGCGACCTCAAGGAGAACGGCGGATACCACGCGGCCAAGGAGGAGCAGGGCAAGATCGAGGCCCGCATCCGCGAGCTGACCCAGCTGCTGCGCACCGCGACCGTCGGCGAGACCTCCGCCCCGAGCGGCGTCGTCGAATCCGGAACCGTCGTGACCGCGAAGATCCAGGGCGACGAGAGCACCTTCCTGCTCGGCAGCCGCGAGATCGCCGGCGACAGCGACCTCGACGTCTACAGCGAGATGAGCCCCCTCGGCGCCGCGATCCTCGGCCTCAAGGCCGGCGACTCCACCACCTACACCGCCCCGAACGGGCGGGAGATCTCCGTGGAGATCGTCTCGGTCGACGCCTTCGAGGGCTGA
- a CDS encoding DUF4307 domain-containing protein, which translates to MTVTPGVERELDQRYGRTPRRASRSRWWAVGVAAAFVVVLVAWVVWGGLLGRPAQLESRDVGYVISDDGREIDVRWRLTVEPGTETRCAVQALSDSFAIVGWRIVDLPPSDQRTREFRETVRTVEEPDTGLIHSCWVV; encoded by the coding sequence GTGACCGTCACGCCCGGAGTCGAGCGCGAGCTCGACCAGCGCTACGGCCGCACCCCTCGCCGCGCATCGCGCAGCCGGTGGTGGGCCGTCGGCGTCGCCGCCGCCTTCGTCGTCGTGCTCGTCGCGTGGGTGGTGTGGGGCGGGCTGCTCGGTCGCCCGGCCCAGCTCGAATCGCGCGATGTCGGCTACGTCATCAGCGACGACGGTCGTGAGATCGACGTGCGGTGGCGACTCACCGTCGAGCCCGGCACCGAGACCCGATGCGCGGTGCAGGCGCTCAGCGACAGCTTCGCGATCGTCGGCTGGCGCATCGTGGATCTGCCCCCGTCCGACCAGCGCACCCGCGAATTCCGCGAGACCGTGCGCACCGTGGAGGAGCCTGACACAGGCTTGATCCACAGTTGCTGGGTCGTCTAG